In Ensifer canadensis, a genomic segment contains:
- a CDS encoding isochorismatase family cysteine hydrolase has protein sequence MKLDRSRAALVVIDPQIDFMSPKGLAWPVVGESVTEHNVVANLGRLFEAAKAADIVVAISPHYYYHWDHSWKIQGPLEVFQHKVGIFDRKGPYTQDGFRGSGADFLPEFKAYIEDGKTIICSPHKLYGPQANDLPLQARKQRVDQIILAGMLANMCVESHCREFLELGFEVGIVRDAVAAPKLPEGDGYLSALINFRYMANGLWTTDEVVKMLVQA, from the coding sequence ATGAAGTTGGACCGATCGCGTGCGGCCCTGGTCGTGATCGACCCGCAAATCGATTTCATGAGCCCGAAGGGCCTTGCCTGGCCGGTCGTGGGAGAGAGTGTGACCGAGCACAACGTAGTCGCAAACCTTGGCCGCCTTTTCGAGGCCGCCAAAGCAGCCGACATCGTCGTGGCAATTTCGCCGCACTACTATTACCACTGGGACCATTCGTGGAAAATCCAAGGCCCACTCGAAGTCTTCCAGCATAAGGTCGGCATCTTCGATCGAAAAGGCCCATACACGCAGGACGGATTTCGTGGCTCCGGCGCAGATTTCCTTCCGGAATTTAAAGCGTACATCGAGGACGGGAAGACGATCATTTGCTCGCCGCACAAGCTATACGGCCCGCAAGCCAACGACCTGCCATTGCAGGCGCGAAAGCAGCGCGTTGACCAGATCATCCTGGCAGGAATGCTCGCCAATATGTGCGTGGAGTCGCATTGCCGCGAATTCCTCGAACTTGGCTTCGAAGTCGGCATCGTTCGCGATGCGGTCGCTGCGCCGAAGTTGCCGGAGGGTGACGGCTATCTCTCTGCGCTGATCAATTTCCGCTACATGGCCAACGGCCTTTGGACGACCGATGAGGTTGTCAAGATGCTGGTCCAGGCATAA
- the mnmA gene encoding tRNA 2-thiouridine(34) synthase MnmA: MNTLNFDRKPEDTRVVVAMSGGVDSSVVAGLLKREGYDVLGITLQLYDHGTAVHRAGSCCAGQDIDDARRVCETLGIPHYVLDYEARFRETVINPFAESYVAGETPIPCVACNQTVKFADLLATAKELGADALATGHYIRSRPSPNPRYAGQRALYRPTDADRDQSYFLFATTQEQIDYLRFPLGHLSKAETRVLAEEMGLVVAQKADSQDICFVPQGKYSDIVSKLKPNAALAGEIVHLDGRILGTHDGILHYTIGQRRGIGIATGEPLYVVYLDARSRRVIVGPKEALETRRVYLRDVNWLGDEDLEDVAADGFDCFAKVRSTRQPAPAILKRDAEGLYVELAEGEAGIAPGQACALYSGVGEDARVYGGGFIRKSEREAGAEAALKVLLAAPAAA, from the coding sequence GTGAATACTCTCAATTTTGACCGCAAGCCCGAAGATACGCGTGTCGTTGTCGCCATGTCCGGCGGCGTCGATAGTTCCGTCGTCGCGGGCCTGCTCAAACGCGAGGGTTACGACGTTCTCGGCATCACGCTGCAGCTCTACGACCACGGTACCGCCGTCCACCGTGCCGGCTCCTGCTGTGCCGGCCAGGACATCGACGACGCGCGACGCGTCTGCGAAACGCTCGGCATCCCGCATTACGTGCTCGATTACGAAGCGCGCTTCCGCGAAACGGTGATCAACCCGTTTGCCGAAAGCTATGTCGCCGGCGAAACGCCGATCCCCTGCGTTGCCTGTAACCAGACGGTCAAGTTTGCCGATCTCCTGGCGACGGCCAAGGAGCTCGGTGCCGATGCGCTGGCGACCGGCCACTACATCCGCTCGCGGCCGAGCCCGAACCCGCGCTATGCCGGCCAGCGGGCGCTCTATCGCCCGACTGACGCCGATCGCGACCAGAGCTACTTCCTCTTTGCCACCACGCAGGAGCAGATCGACTATCTGCGCTTCCCGCTCGGTCACCTCTCCAAGGCCGAAACGCGGGTGCTGGCCGAAGAGATGGGCCTTGTCGTTGCCCAGAAGGCCGACAGCCAGGACATCTGTTTCGTGCCGCAGGGCAAGTACAGCGATATCGTTTCCAAGCTGAAGCCGAATGCAGCGCTTGCCGGCGAGATCGTGCATCTCGATGGCCGCATACTCGGCACCCATGACGGCATTTTGCACTACACCATCGGCCAGCGCCGCGGCATCGGCATCGCCACCGGCGAGCCGCTCTATGTCGTCTATCTCGACGCCCGCTCGCGCCGCGTCATCGTCGGCCCCAAGGAAGCGCTGGAAACGCGCCGCGTCTACCTGCGCGACGTCAACTGGCTGGGCGATGAAGATCTTGAAGACGTGGCAGCCGATGGCTTCGACTGTTTCGCCAAGGTCCGCTCCACCCGCCAGCCGGCGCCCGCTATCCTGAAGCGTGACGCCGAGGGTCTTTATGTCGAGCTTGCCGAAGGCGAAGCCGGCATCGCGCCCGGCCAGGCCTGCGCGCTCTATTCCGGCGTCGGCGAAGACGCCCGCGTCTATGGCGGCGGCTTCATCCGCAAATCCGAGCGTGAGGCCGGTGCGGAAGCCGCATTGAAGGTGCTTCTGGCAGCGCCTGCGGCTGCCTGA